In Planococcus shixiaomingii, the DNA window GATTAAAGGAATTATTTTTGATTTTGATGGGTTGATTTTCGATACGGAGACTCATCAATATACCGTTTATCAGGAGATATTTGCTGAACACGGGAGCGAGCTGCCCATTGCCCGCTGGCAGCAAGAAATCGGTACACATTCCGGATTTTCGGCGCTTGATTATTTGGAAGAGCTGGTGGAGCGCAAATTGGAGCAGGACGTTTTGCGGGAACAGTTCAGCGCGAAGTATCACGCGAAAATGGCAGAGGAAAAAGCGCGGGCGGGAGTAGAAGATTATTTGAAAGCCGCAAAAGAACAGGGCTTGAAAATCGGCTTGGCTTCCAGTTCGGATTTTAACTGGGTCTCTACCAATCTGAAAAAACTGGGGCTTTATGAATACTTTGAATGCGTGAAAACGTCAGACGATGTGGAGAAGGTGAAGCCCGATCCTGCGTTGTATAGATTGGCTGCAGAATGCCTTGGCTTATCTCCCGACGAATGCCTTGTCTTCGAAGACTCTGCGAATGGCGCCTTGGCTGCAAAACGGGCAGGTATGAATTGCGTGATCGTGCCGAATGAAGTGACGCATACGATGGATTTTTGCGACGTGGAGCATAGGCTGGAATCGATGGCGGACATGACGTTAAGTGAAGTAGTGGACTATGTGAACAACATCAAAGTTTCCAAATGACCAGAATCGCAGTTACATATTCGCGCTAAAATAAAATAAATAAAGAATATCAGCCTCCAATGTCGTCTGTAGTATGTACAACGAATTGGAGGCTTTTGTAGATTGTATTTTTGGGTATTAATATGATAAAGGTGACATAGGGAAGGACGCTGAAATTGCTCTTTTGACACAAAATTCATTTTAAGGAGTGTTGGCAATGAGAGTTATTTTTTCGCTTTTTGTTATTGTCCTGGCAGCTCTTTACAAACGATCCGTATGGAATTTCACCGAGCAAAACCAAAAAACGAAAATTGATCTATTGGCAGCTGTGGATTGCGCGCAACCAAAAACAGAGTTAGAAGATCTCCCGCTGACGGTGCAGAGATGGGTGGCCGACTGCGGATTAGCTGACAGAGGAGCGATCAAATCGGTTCAATTGAAGCAAATCGGGTTTATGCGATTAAAACCGGACCAACAGAAATGGATGGAAACGGAAGCAGAACAGCTAATTTCAACAGATCCGCCGTCCTTCGTTTGGACAGTGAAAGTAAAAAAGAATCCATTGTTGACGGTCATAGGTAGAGACAGCTTCAAAGGTGGAAAAGCGCAAATGCTTATGAAGTTGGCAGCGTTTGTGCCGCTTGCGCAAGTTGAGGACAACGCCAAAATGAATGAATCAGCTCTTCAGAGATATTTGATGGAGATGGCTTGGCATCCAACGGCCGCACTCTTCCCGTATGTGACTTGGAAAGAGGTGGACGCAACAACGGCAGAAGCAACCATGACCTATCAAGGAGTTACAGGTTCGGCAACCTTTTATATGGACAAGCATGGAGAATTGGAAAAAGTCGTTGCCTCCCGCTTTAAAGATACCGATGAAAAAGCCCAGCGTTATCCGTGCATAGCGGAAATAAAATGCCACGTCAACGTGCATGGCATAACGGTGCCTTCGGAAATCGAGATTACGTGGCTGCTCGAGGATGGTCCGTTTACCTGGTATAAATTTAAGGTGCATGATGTCCAATTCTCTTTTTAAATTTTTCCGATGCCTCCATCTGAAAAAAGTGTTAGACTTTTCTGATAAAAGGTTTATGATTGAATGAAACCATTTCGCTCTAGGGGGTAGATGAGATGAATTTGTTGCCTAAGAGAAAAGATAAGAGAGTGGCGTTTTGGCAATGGTTTGAAGCGAACGACCAATTATATTACGAACTTCCGGATGACAAAATGGAAAAGTTGTTTTATCAGCTGGACAAGAAAATTCGCAAAGTGAACCAGGACTTGTCATGGGAGTTCAGTGGAGAATTGATCGACGGCAAGCGGAAATTTGTTGTCAGCGCAGATGGCATCGTTGAATCATTTGGGGACGTCATCGATTTGGTCCAAGCGGCACCGGCATTGCCGCATTTCGACATCGTTCCATTTCGCCAAGCGAGCGACAGTGAGGTTTCAGTGGAAAGCAACGGGCTCCGGCTGACAATGGATGACATTTTTTATTCGCATGAAGTGGGTGCGGAAACGAAATTGATCCATCTGGACCTCTATATCAAAGGATTGACGGCAGAAAATGAAGAAGAATATATTTCGTTGGCTTTCGTTTTGCTGGATACGGCGATTGGTGAATACAACGTCGGCATGCATATTGGCGAAATCAGCTTCGGACGCTATAAATACAACAGAGACGTGAAGCCGCTGGATAAATTGAAGGAACTTTTCAAGGAGACGGAAAATGCTGCGCATTGATTTTCGAGTCAGCTCTCATCAATGGGAGCTGGCTTTTTTCTAGCTGTCGTGAAAGTTTAGATAGTTTTTTTAATTCCGCTACAGGCGGACGCTTTCCGCGGGAGGACCGCGAGCCTCCTCAGGCTAACGCCTTCCGGGGTCTCGCCTGGCCCTCTTTGCCCGCTGGAGTCGCCGCCTTCCGCTTCAATCAGAAGCTAATAATTGTCCTATCATCTTATTATTTATAGATAAAAAGGGTTGTATAACAAACTTGAAGAAGCGTATTTGACTTGTAGTGGCCAATATTTTGCTGGGTTTAAACAGTATTGCGCTCAGTTTGGACAATAAAACTTAAAGCGCCAACACCCATTAAGGGCGTTGGCGCTTTTCCATCTCTTATTCGTTAACTTTATAAGTGAAATAATCAAAATCAGCAGGCAAGTTTTGGCCCGATGTATCCTGGCATTGCATGCCGACGAATGCGCCGGTGAAGAAGCCGCCGCCTTGGATGTAGTCATCCGACAGTTTGTGCGAACCGAATTTAATCGGAATCAAGTTCCAATTGTCGCCATCGAATGAATACGAATATTGATAAACGTCCGCGTCGACGTCGACTTTCAAGTAGACATAGTCCACGCTTTCCGGAATTTCGATTTCATCTCCCTGAAGCGGCTGGTCGAACGCGAAATTGTCGCAAGTCATGATATCCAAAATGCGTCCTTTTTCTTCATGCCAAGTAATTTGGAGAGCCGTCCAGTTTTCCGTGTTGTAGTAATTGACGAGCCCCGCAGCTTGCTGGAACGTGTCCGGGTTGAAAGCGACTTTCGTCTCTGCAGTGAAGTGGAAGTGCTGCCAG includes these proteins:
- a CDS encoding HAD family hydrolase is translated as MIKGIIFDFDGLIFDTETHQYTVYQEIFAEHGSELPIARWQQEIGTHSGFSALDYLEELVERKLEQDVLREQFSAKYHAKMAEEKARAGVEDYLKAAKEQGLKIGLASSSDFNWVSTNLKKLGLYEYFECVKTSDDVEKVKPDPALYRLAAECLGLSPDECLVFEDSANGALAAKRAGMNCVIVPNEVTHTMDFCDVEHRLESMADMTLSEVVDYVNNIKVSK
- a CDS encoding DUF6920 family protein produces the protein MRVIFSLFVIVLAALYKRSVWNFTEQNQKTKIDLLAAVDCAQPKTELEDLPLTVQRWVADCGLADRGAIKSVQLKQIGFMRLKPDQQKWMETEAEQLISTDPPSFVWTVKVKKNPLLTVIGRDSFKGGKAQMLMKLAAFVPLAQVEDNAKMNESALQRYLMEMAWHPTAALFPYVTWKEVDATTAEATMTYQGVTGSATFYMDKHGELEKVVASRFKDTDEKAQRYPCIAEIKCHVNVHGITVPSEIEITWLLEDGPFTWYKFKVHDVQFSF